Proteins from one Pseudomonas bijieensis genomic window:
- a CDS encoding LrgB family protein, which translates to MMLDWQGAWNSVIHHPLFGIGITLGAYQLVLAAFEKTRWVFLQPVLMSMVLLIGVLVGCGIGYAEYRKSTEILSILLGPATVALAVPLYLNLRRIRQLFWPIFTTLVIAGVFATGSAVVLGWAFGAEHMILMTMAPKSVTSPIAMLVAEQIGGVAAMAAVFVLITGVLGAILGPSILTRLGVHSPEARGMALGLAAHAVGTSVALQESEESGAFAALAMSLMGVATAVLLPLVVSMTV; encoded by the coding sequence ATGATGCTCGACTGGCAGGGCGCCTGGAACTCGGTGATCCACCATCCGCTGTTCGGCATCGGCATTACCCTGGGCGCCTATCAATTGGTGCTGGCGGCCTTCGAAAAGACCCGCTGGGTGTTCCTGCAACCGGTGTTGATGTCCATGGTGCTGTTGATCGGCGTGTTGGTCGGTTGCGGCATCGGTTACGCCGAATACCGCAAGAGCACCGAGATCCTCAGCATCCTGCTGGGCCCGGCCACGGTCGCCCTGGCGGTACCGCTGTATTTGAACCTGCGACGGATCCGGCAGTTGTTCTGGCCGATTTTTACTACGCTGGTGATAGCCGGGGTGTTTGCCACGGGCTCTGCGGTGGTGTTGGGCTGGGCCTTCGGTGCCGAGCACATGATTCTGATGACCATGGCGCCCAAGTCGGTGACGTCGCCGATCGCCATGCTGGTGGCCGAGCAGATCGGTGGCGTGGCGGCCATGGCGGCGGTGTTCGTGTTGATTACCGGTGTACTCGGGGCGATCCTCGGTCCGAGTATTCTGACCCGCTTGGGTGTCCATAGCCCTGAGGCCCGGGGCATGGCCCTGGGGTTGGCGGCCCATGCGGTGGGTACGTCGGTGGCGTTGCAGGAAAGCGAGGAGTCGGGTGCCTTTGCGGCGCTGGCGATGAGTCTGATGGGCGTGGCCACGGCGGTGCTGCTGCCGTTGGTGGTGTCGATGACGGTTTAA
- a CDS encoding LON peptidase substrate-binding domain-containing protein, translating into MSLPLFPLNTVLFPGCILDLQIFEARYLDMIGRCMKKGEGFGVVCILDGEEVGIAPEGYARVGCEACITDFSQQDNGLLGIRVRGGRRFIVHDSSVQADQLTVAEVEWLEEEPEQPLQDEDADLVALLKALAEHPMVEALNMGTEATGQQSLANQLAYLLPFNELDKIDLLQLDDPQQRLDAIQALLDELQGELFA; encoded by the coding sequence ATGAGCTTGCCGCTTTTCCCGTTGAACACCGTGCTGTTCCCCGGTTGCATCCTCGACTTGCAGATTTTCGAGGCGCGTTACCTCGACATGATCGGGCGCTGCATGAAAAAGGGCGAAGGCTTCGGCGTGGTGTGCATCCTCGATGGCGAGGAAGTCGGCATCGCCCCCGAAGGCTATGCGCGGGTCGGTTGTGAAGCGTGTATCACCGACTTCTCCCAGCAGGACAATGGTCTGCTGGGCATTCGCGTGCGGGGCGGGCGGCGCTTCATCGTGCATGACAGCAGCGTCCAGGCGGATCAACTGACGGTCGCCGAGGTCGAGTGGCTGGAAGAAGAACCGGAGCAACCGCTGCAGGATGAAGACGCCGACCTGGTGGCGCTGCTCAAGGCCCTGGCCGAGCACCCGATGGTCGAGGCCTTGAACATGGGCACCGAAGCGACCGGCCAGCAGTCGCTGGCCAATCAGCTGGCTTACCTGCTGCCGTTCAATGAACTGGACAAGATCGACCTGTTGCAACTCGATGATCCCCAGCAGCGGCTGGATGCGATCCAGGCGTTGCTCGATGAGTTGCAGGGCGAGCTCTTCGCCTGA
- a CDS encoding bifunctional DedA family/phosphatase PAP2 family protein — MGPWLDSITSWLTVNPQWLAVAVFIVACVECLAIAGLIVPGTVLLFAIAVLAGSGALSLGETLLLGLLGGLLGDLVSYFLGRHFHQNIRRLPGLRHHPEWMSAAESYFQRYGIASLLVGRFIGPLRPMLPMVAGMCDMPFPRFAAVSVLAAAGWTVAYLLPGWATGAAFRLPLPEGFWPQAGVVIGSIAVMIGLSVNSSLRRHRHATALIAGLGLVILIGLFIGFRYLTAFDQGLMALVQEHRSATLDEIAVTFTLIGEFRYMLIVCSLLTGLLLLARQWRQAIFAGGTMLLTSLANTGSKHFFARVRPEILTDPLTSYSMPSGHSSGAFALFLTLAVLAGRGQPPRLRLTWLLLGCLPALAIALSRVYLGAHWPSDIVAGAMLAACICAAILWLSQRQTPLPAMPPKVWWLILPALVAVFSFFALRHLPHAMLRYAY, encoded by the coding sequence ATGGGCCCATGGCTCGATAGCATCACCAGCTGGCTGACCGTCAACCCCCAGTGGCTGGCGGTGGCGGTGTTCATCGTCGCCTGTGTGGAGTGCCTGGCCATTGCCGGGTTGATCGTGCCGGGGACCGTGCTGTTGTTTGCCATAGCCGTGCTGGCCGGCAGCGGCGCGTTGTCCTTGGGCGAGACGTTGCTACTGGGCCTGCTCGGTGGCTTGCTGGGGGACCTGGTGTCGTACTTCCTCGGCCGGCATTTCCATCAGAACATCCGGCGCCTGCCGGGGCTGCGGCATCACCCTGAATGGATGAGCGCTGCGGAGAGCTATTTCCAGCGCTACGGCATCGCCAGCCTGCTGGTGGGCCGTTTTATCGGCCCGCTACGGCCAATGCTGCCGATGGTGGCCGGGATGTGCGACATGCCATTCCCGCGCTTCGCCGCCGTCAGCGTGTTGGCCGCGGCGGGCTGGACCGTGGCCTACCTGCTGCCGGGCTGGGCCACCGGGGCGGCGTTTCGCCTGCCGCTGCCCGAAGGTTTCTGGCCACAGGCCGGCGTGGTCATCGGCAGCATCGCAGTGATGATCGGGCTGAGCGTCAACAGCAGCCTGCGTCGCCATCGCCATGCCACGGCGCTGATCGCAGGCCTTGGCCTGGTGATCCTGATTGGCCTGTTCATTGGCTTCCGCTACCTGACGGCATTCGACCAGGGCCTGATGGCGCTGGTCCAGGAACATCGCAGCGCGACGCTGGATGAAATCGCCGTGACCTTCACGCTGATCGGCGAATTCCGCTACATGCTGATTGTCTGCAGCCTGCTGACCGGGCTACTGCTGTTGGCAAGGCAATGGCGGCAGGCAATCTTTGCCGGGGGCACGATGCTGCTCACATCCCTGGCCAATACCGGCAGCAAACATTTCTTCGCCCGCGTGCGCCCGGAAATCCTCACCGACCCACTGACCAGCTACAGCATGCCCAGCGGCCACTCCTCCGGGGCATTCGCGCTGTTCCTGACCCTCGCCGTCCTGGCCGGCCGCGGTCAACCACCGCGCCTGCGCCTGACCTGGTTGCTGCTGGGCTGCCTGCCGGCGCTGGCCATTGCCCTGTCGCGGGTCTACCTGGGGGCGCATTGGCCGAGCGATATCGTCGCCGGCGCCATGCTCGCCGCCTGCATCTGCGCCGCCATCCTGTGGCTGAGCCAGCGCCAGACTCCGCTGCCGGCCATGCCGCCGAAGGTCTGGTGGCTGATCCTGCCGGCGCTGGTGGCGGTGTTCAGTTTCTTCGCCCTGCGGCACTTGCCGCATGCGATGTTGCGGTATGCCTATTGA
- a CDS encoding DNA-3-methyladenine glycosylase, giving the protein MTDLPSPNALPHAFFDRDAQVLAKDLLGKVIRHKVGDLWLSARIIETEAYYFAEKGSHASLGYTEKRKALFLDGGHIYMYYARGGDSLNFSAQGPGNAVLIKSAYPWVDTVSGPASLAQMLLNNPDAQGRPRTPQKLCAGQTLLCKALGLKVPDWDAKRFDPERLLVEDVGVPTVNAIQTTRLGIPLGRDEHLPYRFVDAAYAPWCTRNPLRRRQVEGRDYFLLS; this is encoded by the coding sequence ATGACTGATTTGCCATCGCCCAACGCCCTGCCCCACGCCTTTTTCGATCGCGACGCCCAGGTGCTTGCCAAAGACCTGCTGGGCAAAGTCATTCGCCACAAGGTCGGTGACTTGTGGCTCAGCGCGCGGATCATCGAGACCGAGGCGTACTACTTTGCCGAAAAGGGCAGCCACGCCTCGCTGGGCTACACAGAAAAACGTAAGGCTTTGTTTCTGGATGGCGGCCACATCTATATGTACTACGCCCGGGGCGGCGATTCGTTGAACTTCAGCGCTCAGGGACCCGGCAATGCGGTGCTGATCAAATCGGCGTACCCATGGGTCGACACCGTCTCCGGCCCGGCGAGCCTGGCGCAGATGCTGCTGAACAACCCCGACGCCCAGGGCCGGCCACGCACGCCGCAGAAACTCTGTGCCGGTCAGACGCTGCTGTGCAAAGCGTTGGGGCTGAAAGTGCCGGACTGGGACGCCAAACGCTTCGACCCCGAGCGCTTGCTGGTGGAAGATGTCGGCGTGCCGACGGTCAATGCGATCCAGACCACCCGCCTGGGCATTCCCCTGGGACGGGACGAACACCTGCCCTACCGCTTCGTCGACGCCGCCTATGCCCCGTGGTGCACCCGCAACCCGTTGCGGCGCAGGCAGGTCGAAGGGCGTGATTACTTTTTGCTGTCCTGA
- a CDS encoding glutamate-5-semialdehyde dehydrogenase, with amino-acid sequence MTESVLDYMTRLGRAAREASRIIGRASTAQKNRALQAAANALDAARAELSAANELDLAAGRANGLEPAMLERLALTPARIDGMIVGLRQVAALPDPVGAIRDMSYRPSGIQVGKMRVPLGVVGIIYESRPNVTIDAASLCLKSGNATILRGGSEAIHSNRAIAACIQRGLAEADLPAAVVQVVETTDRAAVGALITMPEFVDVIVPRGGKGLIERVSRDARVPVIKHLDGICHVYVSAHAELPKAQRIAFNAKTYRYGICGAMETLLVDQAVAQAFLPSMAAQFREKGVELRGCERTRAIIEAAVATEEDWNTEYLAPILSIRVVDGLDEAIEHINRHGSHHTDSIVSEHQGETRRFVAEVDSASVMINTPTCFADGFEYGLGAEIGISTDKLHARGPVGLEGLTCEKYIVVGDGQLRGQEPA; translated from the coding sequence ATGACTGAGTCCGTTCTTGACTACATGACCCGCCTGGGTCGCGCCGCTCGCGAAGCGTCGCGCATCATCGGCCGTGCCAGCACCGCGCAGAAAAACCGCGCCCTGCAGGCCGCCGCCAATGCGCTGGACGCTGCGCGCGCCGAATTGTCCGCTGCCAACGAACTGGACCTGGCCGCTGGTCGGGCCAATGGTCTGGAGCCGGCCATGCTCGAGCGCCTGGCGCTGACTCCGGCCCGCATCGACGGCATGATCGTCGGTCTGCGTCAGGTCGCGGCCCTGCCGGATCCGGTCGGGGCGATCCGCGACATGAGCTACCGGCCGTCGGGCATCCAGGTTGGCAAGATGCGCGTGCCCCTGGGCGTGGTCGGGATCATCTACGAGTCGCGGCCGAACGTGACCATCGACGCCGCAAGCCTGTGCCTGAAGTCGGGCAACGCGACCATCCTGCGTGGCGGCTCCGAGGCTATCCACTCCAACCGCGCCATCGCCGCCTGCATCCAGCGCGGCCTGGCCGAGGCCGATCTGCCAGCGGCCGTGGTGCAAGTGGTGGAAACCACCGATCGCGCCGCAGTCGGTGCGCTGATCACCATGCCCGAGTTCGTCGATGTCATCGTGCCCCGTGGCGGCAAGGGCCTGATCGAACGGGTCAGCCGTGACGCCCGCGTGCCGGTGATCAAGCACCTGGACGGCATCTGTCATGTCTATGTAAGTGCCCACGCCGAACTGCCGAAGGCCCAGCGCATTGCCTTCAACGCCAAGACCTACCGCTACGGTATCTGCGGTGCAATGGAAACCCTGCTGGTGGACCAAGCCGTTGCCCAGGCCTTCCTGCCATCGATGGCCGCCCAGTTCCGCGAAAAAGGCGTCGAACTGCGTGGTTGCGAGCGCACCCGGGCGATCATCGAAGCCGCGGTTGCCACGGAAGAAGACTGGAACACCGAATACCTGGCACCGATCCTGTCGATCCGCGTGGTCGACGGGCTGGACGAGGCCATCGAGCACATCAATCGCCACGGCTCGCACCACACCGATTCCATCGTCAGTGAGCACCAGGGCGAAACCCGGCGGTTCGTGGCCGAAGTGGATTCGGCGTCGGTGATGATCAACACCCCGACCTGCTTCGCCGATGGCTTCGAATACGGATTGGGTGCCGAGATCGGCATTTCTACTGATAAGCTGCACGCCCGCGGCCCGGTCGGCCTGGAAGGCCTGACCTGCGAGAAGTACATCGTGGTCGGTGACGGCCAGTTGCGCGGACAGGAGCCGGCCTGA
- the nadD gene encoding nicotinate-nucleotide adenylyltransferase has protein sequence MGDLDPSAAVTTTTAPRRIGILGGTFDPVHIGHLRGALEVADALVLDELRLTPSARPPHRDTPQVSAQDRLAMVECAVAGVAPLVVDARELQRDKPSYTIDTLELMRAELAADAQVFLLLGWDAFCGLPTWHRWEELLQHCHILVLQRPDADSEPPDALRNLLAARSVSDPLALKGPSGQIAFVWQTPLAVSATQIRQLLASGKSVRFLVPDAVLAYIDAHGLYRASN, from the coding sequence TTGGGCGACCTCGACCCGTCAGCCGCAGTGACGACGACAACTGCGCCCCGGCGCATCGGTATCCTGGGCGGCACGTTCGATCCGGTGCACATCGGTCATTTGCGCGGTGCGCTGGAAGTTGCCGATGCCCTGGTCCTCGATGAGCTACGCCTGACGCCCAGCGCCAGGCCGCCTCACCGGGACACGCCACAGGTGTCGGCGCAAGACCGCTTGGCGATGGTCGAGTGCGCGGTGGCCGGTGTGGCACCGTTGGTGGTGGACGCCCGCGAATTGCAGCGGGACAAACCGTCCTACACCATTGATACCCTGGAGCTGATGCGTGCCGAACTGGCCGCCGATGCCCAGGTTTTTCTGCTTCTGGGCTGGGACGCATTTTGCGGCCTGCCCACTTGGCATCGCTGGGAAGAGTTGCTCCAGCATTGCCACATCCTGGTGCTGCAACGCCCGGATGCCGACAGCGAGCCGCCGGATGCCTTGCGCAACCTGCTGGCGGCCCGCTCGGTGAGCGACCCGCTGGCCCTGAAAGGGCCGAGCGGACAGATTGCATTCGTCTGGCAGACGCCGCTCGCGGTATCCGCCACCCAGATCCGTCAACTGCTGGCCAGCGGTAAGTCGGTACGTTTCCTGGTGCCCGACGCGGTCCTGGCCTACATCGATGCGCACGGGCTGTACCGTGCGTCGAACTGA
- the rsfS gene encoding ribosome silencing factor yields MTDKDVNKVKRKGTFKSAPLPVEAHTGVALAGEELVKVAVAALEDVKAQDIQVIDVREKQSITDYMIIATGTSNRQIGAMLDKVREAVKAKGVKPLGEEGKGDSDWVLLDMDDVIVHMMTASARQFYDLERLWAGAEQSRSASAAHHSPENPHEHFTKLNKDQQ; encoded by the coding sequence ATGACTGACAAAGACGTAAACAAAGTAAAGCGCAAAGGCACGTTCAAAAGCGCCCCGCTGCCCGTAGAAGCCCATACCGGCGTGGCACTGGCCGGCGAAGAGCTGGTCAAGGTGGCCGTGGCGGCCCTCGAAGACGTCAAGGCCCAGGACATCCAGGTGATCGACGTTCGTGAAAAGCAGAGCATCACGGACTACATGATCATCGCCACCGGTACTTCCAACCGCCAGATCGGCGCGATGCTGGACAAGGTCCGCGAAGCGGTCAAGGCCAAGGGCGTCAAGCCGCTGGGTGAAGAAGGCAAGGGCGACAGCGACTGGGTGCTGCTGGACATGGACGACGTCATCGTGCACATGATGACCGCCTCGGCGCGCCAGTTCTACGACCTGGAGCGCCTGTGGGCCGGTGCCGAGCAGAGCCGTTCGGCCAGCGCCGCGCACCACAGCCCGGAAAATCCCCATGAGCACTTCACCAAGCTCAACAAAGACCAGCAATAA
- the rlmH gene encoding 23S rRNA (pseudouridine(1915)-N(3))-methyltransferase RlmH, translating to MRLRLIAVGSRMPKWVEEGWHEYAKRLPSELALELVEIPLNTRGKNADVARFIRQEGEAMLAKVGPNERIVTLEVHGKPWSTEQLAVELDRWRLDSRTVNFMVGGPEGLAPEVCARADQRWSLSPLTLPHPLVRILIGEQLYRAWTVLSGHPYHK from the coding sequence GTGCGACTGCGCCTGATCGCCGTCGGTTCTCGCATGCCCAAGTGGGTGGAAGAAGGCTGGCATGAATATGCCAAGCGTCTTCCGTCCGAGCTGGCCCTGGAACTGGTGGAAATTCCGCTTAACACCCGTGGCAAGAATGCCGACGTGGCGCGCTTCATCCGCCAGGAAGGCGAAGCCATGCTGGCCAAGGTTGGGCCGAACGAGCGCATTGTCACCCTCGAAGTCCACGGCAAGCCCTGGAGCACCGAGCAACTGGCGGTGGAGCTCGATCGCTGGCGGCTGGACTCGCGCACGGTCAATTTCATGGTCGGTGGCCCGGAAGGGCTGGCGCCGGAAGTCTGTGCCCGGGCTGATCAGCGCTGGTCGTTGTCGCCGTTGACGTTGCCACACCCGCTGGTGCGGATCCTGATCGGCGAACAGCTGTATCGTGCCTGGACAGTTCTGTCCGGGCACCCTTACCACAAGTAA
- the mrdA gene encoding penicillin-binding protein 2 has product MPQPIRIKDHEKDARLVRGRVVFGAITVVTLIGVLIARLYFLQVIQYEYHSTLSENNRVHVQPIPPTRGLIFDRNGVVVADNRPSFSLSMTRERSGDWQHVLDVIVEVLQLTPEDRAIFEKRMRQGRRPFEPVPILFELTEEQIALIAVNQFRLPGVEVVAQLVRHYPQGPHFAHSVGYMGRINEKELKTLDPVNYSGTHHIGKTGIERFYEPELHGQVGYEEVETNARGRVLRVLKRTDPIPGKDIVLSLDIKLQEAAEAALGGRRGAVVALDPNTGEVLAMVSQPSFDPNLFVTGISFKAYAELRDSIDRPLFNRVLRGLYPPGSTIKPAVAIAGLDSGVVNASSRVYDPGYYMLPNYDHKYRNWNRTGDGYVDLETAIMRSNDTYFYDLAHKLGIDRLSSYLGKFGIGQKVSLDMFEESPGLMPSREWKRATRRQAWFPGETLILGIGQGYMQATPLQLAQATALVANKGKWYRPHLAKTIEGQKPVDPNPMPDIILRNPSDWQKVNNGMQQVMHGARGTARKAAIGAQYRIAGKSGTAQVVAIKQGEKYDRSKVQERHRDHALFVGFAPADNPKIVVSVMVENGESGSGVAAPVVRQIMDAWLLDEHGQLKPEYASPTTAEATAREE; this is encoded by the coding sequence ATGCCTCAGCCGATCCGCATCAAGGACCACGAAAAAGACGCCCGCCTGGTGCGGGGCCGCGTCGTGTTCGGCGCCATTACCGTGGTGACGCTGATCGGCGTGCTGATTGCGCGGCTGTATTTCCTCCAGGTGATCCAGTATGAGTACCACTCGACCCTGTCGGAAAACAACCGGGTGCATGTGCAACCGATTCCGCCGACCCGCGGGCTGATCTTCGACCGCAACGGCGTGGTGGTGGCGGATAACCGGCCCAGCTTCAGCCTGAGCATGACCCGCGAGCGCTCCGGAGATTGGCAGCATGTGCTCGACGTGATCGTCGAAGTGCTGCAACTGACCCCCGAGGACCGGGCGATCTTCGAGAAGCGCATGCGCCAGGGCCGACGGCCGTTCGAGCCGGTGCCGATCCTGTTCGAGCTGACCGAAGAGCAGATTGCCCTGATCGCCGTGAACCAGTTCCGCCTGCCCGGCGTCGAGGTGGTGGCGCAACTGGTGCGGCACTATCCCCAGGGGCCGCACTTCGCCCACTCGGTCGGCTACATGGGGCGGATCAACGAGAAAGAGCTCAAGACCCTCGATCCGGTGAATTACAGCGGCACCCACCACATCGGCAAGACCGGCATCGAGCGCTTCTACGAGCCCGAGCTGCATGGCCAGGTGGGTTACGAGGAAGTCGAGACCAACGCCCGTGGCCGCGTCTTGCGGGTGCTCAAGCGTACCGACCCGATTCCTGGCAAGGACATCGTCCTGAGCCTGGACATCAAGCTGCAAGAGGCCGCCGAAGCGGCGCTGGGCGGGCGTCGTGGCGCCGTGGTGGCGCTGGACCCGAATACTGGCGAGGTGCTGGCGATGGTCAGCCAGCCGAGTTTCGACCCGAACCTGTTCGTCACCGGCATCAGCTTCAAGGCCTACGCCGAGTTGCGCGACTCCATCGACCGGCCGCTGTTCAACCGCGTGCTGCGCGGCCTCTATCCGCCGGGCTCGACCATCAAGCCGGCCGTAGCGATTGCCGGGCTGGACTCCGGCGTGGTCAACGCTTCGAGCCGGGTCTACGACCCCGGGTACTACATGCTGCCCAACTATGACCACAAGTACCGTAACTGGAACCGCACCGGCGACGGTTATGTGGACCTGGAAACGGCGATCATGCGGTCCAACGACACCTACTTCTATGACCTGGCCCACAAGCTGGGGATCGATCGGCTGTCGTCCTACCTGGGCAAGTTCGGCATCGGCCAGAAAGTCTCGCTGGACATGTTCGAAGAATCCCCCGGTTTGATGCCGTCCCGGGAGTGGAAGCGCGCGACCCGTCGCCAGGCCTGGTTCCCCGGTGAAACCCTGATCCTGGGGATCGGCCAGGGCTACATGCAGGCCACGCCGCTGCAACTGGCCCAGGCCACGGCCCTGGTGGCGAACAAGGGCAAGTGGTATCGCCCGCACCTGGCCAAGACCATCGAAGGCCAGAAGCCGGTAGACCCGAATCCGATGCCGGACATCATCCTGCGCAATCCGTCGGACTGGCAGAAGGTCAATAACGGTATGCAGCAGGTGATGCACGGTGCCCGGGGCACCGCCCGCAAGGCGGCCATCGGCGCGCAATACCGCATTGCCGGCAAGAGCGGTACGGCCCAGGTCGTCGCTATCAAGCAGGGCGAGAAATACGACCGCTCCAAGGTCCAGGAACGCCACCGCGACCACGCCTTGTTCGTTGGTTTCGCGCCCGCCGACAACCCGAAAATCGTTGTGTCGGTGATGGTCGAGAACGGGGAGTCCGGCTCTGGGGTCGCCGCGCCAGTGGTGCGCCAGATCATGGACGCCTGGTTGCTGGATGAGCACGGCCAGCTCAAGCCTGAATACGCAAGCCCCACCACCGCGGAGGCTACGGCCCGTGAAGAATAA
- the rodA gene encoding rod shape-determining protein RodA: MRRRATLLQRMHIDGPLLILLLTLAAGSLFVLYSASGKSWDLLAKQATSFGIGLVSMIVIAQLEPRFMARWVPLAYVVGVSLLVVVDVMGHNAMGATRWINIPGVIRFQPSEFLKIIMPATIAWYLSKRSLPPQLKHVCISLLLIGIPFILIVRQPDLGTSLLILAGGAFVLFMGGLRWRWILSVIAIAVPVSVAMWYFVMHDYQKQRILTFLDPESDPLGTGWNIIQSKAAIGSGGVFGKGWLMGTQSHLDFLPESHTDFIIAVMGEEFGLVGICVLLLIYLLLIGRGLVITAQAQTLFGKLLAGSLTMTFFVYVFVNIGMVSGLLPVVGVPLPFISYGGTSLVTLLSAFGVLMSIHTHRKWIAQV; the protein is encoded by the coding sequence ATGCGCCGCCGGGCCACCTTGTTGCAGCGCATGCACATCGACGGTCCGTTGCTGATCCTGCTGCTGACCCTGGCCGCCGGCAGCCTGTTCGTACTGTATTCGGCCAGTGGCAAGAGCTGGGACCTGCTGGCCAAGCAGGCCACCTCGTTCGGGATCGGCCTGGTTTCGATGATCGTCATCGCCCAGCTCGAACCGCGATTCATGGCCCGCTGGGTGCCGCTGGCGTATGTAGTGGGCGTGAGCCTGCTGGTGGTGGTGGACGTAATGGGCCACAACGCCATGGGCGCCACCCGCTGGATCAACATTCCCGGGGTGATCCGCTTCCAGCCTTCGGAGTTCCTCAAGATCATCATGCCGGCGACCATCGCCTGGTACCTGTCCAAGCGCTCCTTGCCGCCGCAGCTCAAGCACGTGTGCATCAGCCTGTTGCTGATCGGCATCCCGTTCATCCTGATCGTGCGCCAGCCGGACCTTGGCACTTCGCTGCTGATCCTGGCCGGCGGTGCTTTCGTGCTGTTCATGGGCGGGTTGCGCTGGCGCTGGATCCTCAGCGTGATCGCCATCGCGGTGCCGGTGTCGGTGGCCATGTGGTACTTCGTGATGCACGACTACCAGAAGCAGCGAATCCTGACTTTCCTCGACCCGGAGAGCGATCCGCTGGGCACCGGCTGGAACATCATCCAGTCCAAGGCCGCCATCGGCTCCGGCGGGGTGTTCGGCAAGGGCTGGCTGATGGGCACCCAGTCGCACCTGGACTTTTTGCCGGAAAGCCACACCGACTTCATCATCGCCGTGATGGGCGAGGAGTTCGGCCTGGTGGGCATCTGCGTGCTGCTGCTGATCTACCTGCTGCTGATCGGCCGCGGGCTGGTGATCACCGCCCAGGCCCAGACGTTGTTCGGCAAGTTGCTGGCGGGCAGCCTGACCATGACGTTTTTTGTTTATGTTTTCGTCAACATCGGTATGGTCAGTGGCCTGTTGCCGGTCGTGGGGGTGCCGTTGCCATTCATTAGCTACGGAGGAACTTCGCTGGTGACACTACTGTCAGCGTTTGGGGTTTTGATGTCGATTCATACGCATCGCAAGTGGATCGCACAGGTTTGA
- the mltB gene encoding lytic murein transglycosylase B has protein sequence MQAIRGWSTRYAPWIGLVGFLGSASHALAGEYEGSPQVAEFVGEMTRDYGFAGEQLMGVFREAERKQSILDAISRPAERVKQWSEYRPMFITEARIARGVDFWRQHEAALARAEQEYGVPAQFIVSIIGVETFFGRNTGNFRVIDALSTLGFDYPPRAEFFRKELREFLLLAREEQVDPLTLKGSYAGAMGLPQFMPSSFRAYAVDFDGDGHINIWTNPTDAIGSVASYFKRHGWEAGQPVVSRADVRGEQVDEGLTEGIEPTKTVGELRALGWSSHDALRDDMPVTAMRLEGEQGPEYWMGLKNFYAITRYNRSVMYAMAVYQLSEELVKARGVK, from the coding sequence ATGCAAGCAATACGTGGCTGGTCGACGCGATATGCGCCGTGGATCGGCCTGGTCGGCTTTCTGGGCAGTGCATCGCATGCCTTGGCGGGCGAATACGAAGGTTCGCCCCAGGTGGCCGAATTCGTCGGTGAGATGACCCGCGACTACGGTTTTGCCGGCGAGCAGCTGATGGGGGTGTTTCGCGAGGCCGAACGCAAGCAATCGATTCTCGACGCCATCTCTCGGCCTGCCGAGCGGGTCAAGCAGTGGAGCGAGTACCGGCCGATGTTCATCACCGAGGCGCGTATCGCCCGGGGCGTGGACTTCTGGCGCCAGCATGAGGCGGCCCTGGCCCGGGCCGAGCAGGAATACGGCGTGCCGGCCCAGTTCATTGTGTCGATCATTGGCGTGGAGACCTTCTTTGGCCGCAATACCGGGAATTTCCGGGTGATCGACGCGCTGTCGACCCTGGGTTTCGATTACCCGCCGCGCGCCGAGTTCTTCCGCAAGGAGCTGCGCGAGTTCCTGTTGCTGGCCCGCGAAGAGCAGGTCGATCCGCTGACCCTCAAGGGCTCCTATGCCGGGGCCATGGGCCTGCCGCAATTCATGCCCAGCAGTTTCCGCGCCTATGCGGTGGACTTTGACGGCGACGGCCACATCAATATCTGGACCAACCCGACCGACGCCATCGGCAGTGTCGCCAGCTATTTCAAGCGCCACGGCTGGGAAGCCGGCCAGCCGGTGGTCAGCCGTGCCGACGTGCGTGGCGAGCAGGTGGACGAGGGCCTGACCGAGGGCATCGAGCCGACGAAAACCGTCGGGGAGTTGCGGGCCCTGGGCTGGTCGAGTCATGATGCGCTGCGTGACGACATGCCGGTCACCGCGATGCGCCTGGAAGGCGAACAAGGTCCCGAATACTGGATGGGCCTGAAGAATTTCTACGCGATTACGCGTTATAACCGCAGCGTGATGTACGCCATGGCTGTATATCAACTGTCTGAAGAGCTGGTCAAAGCACGGGGCGTCAAATAA